In the genome of Candidatus Eisenbacteria bacterium, the window ATCGTCCTCAAACGGCTGGCGTCCACGCCGAACTCGATCAGGAAGTTCTTCACGCTCTGCGCGCGTCGATCTCCCAGGGCCAGGTTGTACTCGACCGTTCCCCTCTCGTCGCAATGCCCCTCCAGGAGGAGTCGCAGATCGGCTTTCTGCATGAGAAGCTGCGCGTTCCCCTGCAGCGCAAGACGCGCATCCTCGCGGAGGTTGTACCTGTCATAGTCGAAGAAGACATCCGTCAGGACAACCTCCGTAACGGCCGGTTCCGCCGGCTTGGACGGCTCCGCCGGCGCCTGCTGCTGCGTCACGGGCGGCTGCTTGACCACATCGGTCGTGGGCCGGGGCTTCTTCGCGCAACCCGCCGCAAGGGCGAGCGACGCGACGAGCGCGACGGTCAGGAACCGGGCGAGCGGATTGGCTGAGCGGCTCACGAAGTCCTCCTTTTCTTCGTACTGTGACCTACGGTCTCCCCAGTCCGCGGACGGACTGCAG includes:
- the pal gene encoding peptidoglycan-associated lipoprotein Pal, whose translation is MSRSANPLARFLTVALVASLALAAGCAKKPRPTTDVVKQPPVTQQQAPAEPSKPAEPAVTEVVLTDVFFDYDRYNLREDARLALQGNAQLLMQKADLRLLLEGHCDERGTVEYNLALGDRRAQSVKNFLIEFGVDASRLRTISYGEERPFDHGHDEAAWSQNRRVHFVIQK